The nucleotide window ACCGGCGCGCAGGAACCGGCTGAGCAGCACCAAGCCGATGACGCCGCCCGAGTCGGCCACCGCGCGGGCCATCTCGTCGGTGAGGTGACGGTTGCCCGGCACGAGCGAGCGGCTGTTGGCGTGGGTGGCGATCAGGGCGGGCGGCGCCTCCATGACCCCCGCGAAGGCCGCATCGTCGAGATGCGAGAGGTCGAGCGTCACGCCCAGCTCACGCATCGCCGTGACGAGCTCGCGCCCGGCCCCGGTCAGCGGCCCCGGCGCGTCGGTGCCTCCCGCGTAGCGCGTCGCGCCCCACGCTGGCCCGATCACCCGGACCCCGGCCTCCACCCAGAATGGCAGGTCGGCCGCGTCTCTGACCGGGTCGGCGCCCTCCATCAGCAGCACGAGCCCCAGCGGCCCGTCCGGCGTAGCAAGCACCTCCCGCGCCTCGTTTGCGCGGGTCAGGAGCCGCACGTGACCCGCGTCCTCCCAGCGGTGGTACTGCTCGAGCTGCGCCAGCGCCTGCTTCCGCGCGCCCGCGTGGTCACGGTACCCTCCGGTCTCCCCAGGACCGGCCGGCATGGCGAACAGCGTCGCGAAGGCGGCGCGCACGCCTGCGGCGCGCAGTTCGGGAAAGCTGACGGTGGCGAGCTGCCCGGTCACGGGATCGGCCGCGCGCAGTTCGGGCAGGGGAAGGGTCAGGTCGCGCCCGAGTGAGGCGTTGTACGCGAGGTCGAGGTGGGCGTCGAAGATGGGGGAGGCGAACGGGTCGGCGGGCTGGTCACTCCCCCGGCTCATACGGCCGCCAGCGGCAGCACCGCGTGCAGGTCGCTCAACGCGCCGGGTGTCCGGCCCTGCAGGTCGATCAGCTCGGCCCTCATGCCGACCGCCCGCGCGCCCTCGACGTTCTCCGCCTTGTCGTCGATGAACAGCACCTCGCCGGGCGCGACGTCCAGAGCGTCGGCTGCCAACAGGAAGGCCTGGGCCTCAGGTTTGTGGACCCCCAGCGTGCAGGTCGCCAGCGCCACGTCCACGAGGTCGTCCAGCCCCACGGCGCTCAGCGTGCGCCCGATGCTCGGCAGGGTGTTGCTCAGCACCCCGATCTTCAGTCCACGCCCGCGCAGCTCGGCCAGGACGTCCCGCGCGCCGTCCACCGGCTTCATGTAGCGCTCGTAGGGAAAGGCCGCCATCAGGTCCGTAGCGGCTGAGGCAGGCAGACCCAGGCGTCCGACGAGTTCCTGTCCGTAGTCGTCCCAGAACCGGGTCTCGTCCTCGGTGCTGCGCAGATGCCACCAGCCGAACGCCCGTTCCTCCCACTGCGTACGTAGGGCCTGGCCCACTGTTGCCGGGTCGAGACCGAAGCGACCCCCCGCCCACATTGCCGCCTCGCGGTACACCGATGGGTCGGTCCAGGTCAGGGTATCGTCGCGGTCGAACAGCACAGCGCGCAGGGGGGATGGCGTTTCAGGCATGGAGTGCAGTCTAGCTAGAGCGAGCGAGAAGAGGGAAATAAGGAAGCCAAAAATTCACAATCTAGATTAATCGTGAATCTATTCACTTGATGCTATTTTTAGTTCTTTCTTGAGGCCATCAACTCCCGAGAACCCCCCGACACTATGCTGCGGCGCGTGCGGTCTGAGGAATTCCGATATGGCGGGGCCACCCTGCGCTACGAAGTCTCCGGCAGGGGAGAGCCGGTGGTCCTGGTTCACGGTCTGAGCGGCTCGGCGCAGTGGTGGCGGCGCAACGTGCCTGCCCTGGCGGCCGAGTACCGGGTCTACGCCCTGGACCTGGCAGGGTACGGCCACGCCCGCAGGCAGCGCACGCTCGGCGTACAGGAAAATGCCGAGCTCATCGCGCGCTGGATGGAAGCGCTCGATCTGCGCGGCGCGGCCCTGATCGGCCACAGCATGGGCGGCCAGATCGCCGTGCGGGTCGCCGCTCTCAACAGCGGCCGGGTGGACGCCCTGGTGCTGGCCTGCGCCAGTGGTCTCCTGGCGGGCAACCCCGTCAGGGTGGCGCTGCAACTCCCGCGCGCCACCCTGACGGGCCGGCCCACCTTCCTGCCGCGTATTCTGGCGGACTCGGTGCGGGCCGGGCTGCCCAACCTGTGGCGCAGTGCCGTGAGCCTGCTCGGAGACAGCGTGGCCGACCTTCTCCCCGCCCTCGACATCCGCACGCTGGTGATCTGGGGCCGGCGCGACGCCCTGGTGCCGGTGGCCCTCGGGCGCCAGCTCGCGGCCGCCATTCCGGGCGCCGAGTACCGCGAGATCGCCCGCGCCGGACACGTGGTCATGGTGGACGCGCCGCGCGAATTCAACGCGGCGGTGCTGGACTTCCTGCGGCGCCCCGGGGCCGGCGTGGCCCCGGAGAACCGCTCGTGAGCGGGCAGGCTCCTGCCCCTGCTGGACAGGCCTACTACACCGTAGTCCGGGGCCTGCGGACCCACGCCTGGGTGCGCGGCGACGGGCCACCCCTGGTCATCGTGCCGGGACTGGGCTGCGCCTCCTGGATGTATGCCCGGCTGGCCCGCGAGCTGTCGCGGACGCGGCGCGTGTACGTGTACGACCCGCCCGGCCACGGCGACAGCGAGGGGACGCCCGACTATCCCCGGTCCATCTGCGACCTCACCGACCACCTCGCCGCGTGGCTGGAGGCGAGCGGGCTGCGCTGCGCGCCGCTGCTGGGGCATTCGCTCGGCGGCGAGGTGATCTTCGACCTCGCGGCGCGCTACCCGCACTGCACCACGGCTCTCATCGCGGCCGCGCCCACCGGCATTCCCGAGAACCCCAACGTCCCAGCCCAGCTGTTTCGGCTTGCCCGCGACCTCCCCCGCGAACGTCTAGGGCTGCTCGGGCCCGGCCTGCGGGCCTACGGCCGGGCCGGTCTGGTCCGGATGTTGCGGCTGGCGGCCGACCAGCGACGGCACAACACCGGGCCGCTGCTGGCGCGCGTCCGGGTGCCCACCCTGCTCCTCGACGGGGACCGCGACCCCGTCATCCGGGCATGGACCGTCCGCGAGATCCGGCGCGAGATCCCCGAGGCGGTCGTCCGGGTCGTGCCGGGCGGCACCCACGCCGTTACCGACACCTTCCCGCTGACCATCGCGGCCTCGGCCTTGGAATTTCTGGACTGGGTCGAAGGGCCGGACACATCGCCTATAGGAGATTTTGAGCAACTAGATTGCGAAAATGAGTGAAACTCGTGGTTATATAGCAATAAAGTTGCCAAAAAAGACTAGGGTGATAGACTCGCCTCATGTTCGAGGACACTCACGACCACCATGTGCTGCTCACGCCCGGCCCGACCCCGATCCACCCCCGGGCCATGCGGGCCCTGATGCGCGGCATGCTGGGGCACATGGATCCGGAGGTCTTCGCGCTCAACCGCGAGATCCAGCAGGATCTACGCGTGATGTACGGCACTGAGCCCGAGGCCTTCACGGCGCTGCTGGCCGGGACCGGCAGCCTGGGCATGGAGGCGGGCTTCGCCAACCTCGTCGAGGCGGGGGACGAGGTTCTCGTGTGCGCCAACGGCTCATTCGGGCGCCGCATGGCCGAGATGGCCGCACGCTACGGCGCCCACGTGCGCCTGGTCACGGCGCCGCTGGGCGAGGCGATCGACCCGGCCGACGTGGCCGCCCACCTGGACGGCGTCAAGATGGTCGCGGTCGTGCACGGCGAGACGAGTACCGGCGTCTTGAACCCCGTGCCCGAAATCGCCGCACTCGTGCGCGGCAGCGGCGCCCTGCTCACGGTGGACGCCGTCACGACCGCCGGCATGGAGCCCTTTCACATGCAGGACTGGGGGGTGGACTACGCCTACACCGGCGCCCAGAAGTGTCTCTCGGCCCCCCCCGGCCTGGCGCCCATCGCGGTGAGCGCGCGCGCCTTCGCCCGCTTCGCCGCCCGGCGCACGCCCACGCCGCTGTGGTACTGCGACCTCGAAGGCCTGCGCGACTACTGGGTCGACCACACCTACCACCACACCGTGCCGGTCAACCTGCACTACGCCCTGCACGCCGCGCTGCGGGCCGCGCTGGACGAGGGCCTGGAGCGCCGCCAGCGCCGCGTCCGCCTGATGGGGCAGGTCATCGAGCGCACCCTGGCACCGCTGGGCTTCTCGCCCTACGTGCGCCGCCCCGAGGACCGGCTGCCCACCGTACTGGCCCTGCGGCTGCCCGAGGGCTTCGACGACGCGGGCGTGCGCAAGGCCCTGCGCGCCCGCGAGATCAGCGTGACCGGTGGCCTCGGCCCCACGGCCGGCGTCATCTGGCGCCTGGGTCTGATGGGCGAGTCGGCCCGCCCTGCGCCCTACCGCGCCCTGATGGTGGCGCTTGAGGACCTGCTCGGCGAGCCGGGCCTGGTGCGCCGCTACGAAGAAGCTCTCGAGGCCCTGATGTCTGAGGAGCTGCGGCCGGCCCTGGCGTGACCGCCCCAGCAGGGCCGGCGGCGAAGGGTCATCCCACGCCGCCGCCCTGCTGTGCCTGTTATTCCATCTTGCCGCTGCGGATCACGTCGGCGATGACCGGGGGCAGGTTCCAGGCCATGATGTCGAAGGCGCTCGACGAGTAGTCGTAGGGCACCTTGTGCAGCGAGACCTTGGGCCGTCTGCCTTGGCAATCCACGATGGCCACGTCGGCACCGGGTTCGTGGTTCAGGCTCAGGCCGACGCTGCCGGGATCGACGAAGATCGTGTCTCCCACCGTCCGGGTGAAAGGAACGTGGGTTCCGCCCACCACGAGGACGCGCGCGCCCATGCTGTCGGCGAGTTCCTCGAGTTCGGCCTCGGGGGCCATCAGGTCCACCCGGCCTTCGGGGTCATGGGGGCTGCCGTGGAAGTAGCGCACGCGCCCCACCGGGGTCATCAGGCGCCCACCGGTGGGTAGGCGGCGCAGGTACTCGAGCTGCTCGGGCAGAAGCGTGCCCTGGGTCCACTGGAGCACCTGATCGGCAATGCCCTTGCGCCCGGCGCGCTCACCGAAACTCAGCGCCACCCGCAGGTCGCTGCTGCCCAGGCCGACCTTCCAGTCCTCACGGCGAACGAAGTCGATGACCGGCCCTGGAGACGCGCCGTAGCCCACCAGATCTCCGACCACCACGACCTGACTCACGATCTGCTCGGCGAGAAAGCGCCGAACCGAGGTCAGGGCATGGATGTTGCCGTGTAAGTCACTGATGAAGGCGATCCTCAAAGTGCCCTCATGGTATGCCAAAGCGGACGCCGACGCATCCCACCTGCGCGGGGGCAGTGGGGGAGGCCCGCTATGATCGCGGACGTGCCCCGCGTTTCTCCCGCCCTGCTCGCCGCCCTGTGCGGCGTCCTGCTGGCCCTGACCCTGCCGCCGCTGCCCACCGGTGTCCTCGCCCCGCTGCCCCTGGCGGCCCTGCTGTGGCTGGTGGCGAGCGCGCCCACGGCCCGCGCAGGCGCGGCGCGGATGCTGGCCGGCGTGACCGCCCTGAGTGCCGTCCACCTGTGGTGGCTGGTGCCGTTTCTGGTGCGCATCTTCGAATTGCCGCCGCTGGGCGCATTGGCCGGGTTACTCTACGTGCTGGAGGGCGGATTCTTTGCGGTGATGGCCTACCTCGCCTACCGCGTTACGCCCACTCCGGCCGGGCGGGTCTGGGCACTGGCCGGGGGCTGGGTGCTGCTCGAATGGCTGCGGACTCTGGGGCCGCTGGCTTTTCCCTGGCCTACCCTAGGGTCGGTTCTGCTGTCCACGCCGCTCATCCAGGTGGCGGACCTGGGCGGCGTCCTGCTGTGCAGCCTGGTGATCACGGGGGCGGCAGCGGCGCTCGTCCAGGCGGCTCAGGGCCGGCGTGTGCCGTTGCTGGTCATGGCTGTGGTGTGGCTCGCCGCACTGGGCTACGGCCTGACGCGTACCCCCGGCGAGGGCCCGACCCAGCCCATGCTCGTCATGCGCTCGGACTTCGACGCCTTTGGGCGGGCGGCCGGTAGCCTGGGCCCGGAACAACAGTTTGCGCCACTCCTTCAGGCCACCACAGCCGCCCGGCAGCCCGGCGAGGTGGTCGTGTGGAGCGAGACGGCGACCTCGGCGTTTCCCGGTCAGCCGCAGATTCCGGCTTTTCCGGGGCCGGGGATCACGGGGCTCGGCACCAGGGCGTCGGGCGACGAGCCGGCACGCAACTCAGTGGTCAGTGTGGACGCGGCCGGTATGATCCTGAGCCGCAGCGAGAAGGCCCGCCTGGTGCCGTTCGGGGAGTATTTCCCCCTGTATTCGGGCCCGCTGCGTCCGGTCTACTCCGCGATCGAAAACACCCTGGGATTTCGGCTGCCGGCCATCCCGCCTGCACAGAGCATTCGCCCGCTGTCTCTTCACGGCATTCTCTACGGCACCTATGTCTGCTACGACAGTGTGTTTTCCTGGGTGGCGCGCGACCTCGTGCGGCAGGGCGCCCAGGTGCTCGTCAACCCCAGCAACGACGGCTGGTACAGCGGCTGGGGCGTAGCCCAGCACTTCTGGATGGGCCGCGTGCGCGCCATCGAGACGCGGCGGTGGCTCGTCCGCAGCGTGAACGACGGCGTGGCCGGTGCGGTAGATGATCTGGGCCGGCCCGTGGAGACCGTCTCGGCAGGGGAGGGCCTCCAGACCCTGCACGTGCGGCCCCGGCTGCTGAGTGGGCAGACCCTCTTCGTACAGTTCGGGCATGTTCCAGCGCTGCTCATCGCGGTGTTGCTGGTCGGGCTGGGGTGGAAGATAGGGCGACGCGCCGGGAGCCCAGTCACCTGAAGTGTTCCACCACGTCGTTGAGGTCGTCCTCCGGGAGCTCGACATAGCGCCGGGTGGTGTCCACCTGCTCATGGCCCAGGAACCCGGCCACACGGGTAAAGTCCTTCGTCGCGGCGTAGAGCTGGGTTCCGGCGTACTTGCGCCCGGCATGGAAGCCCCGGAACTCGTGTTCCATGCCGGCCCGCAGCGCCACCTTCTGAAGCCGTTCGTAGGCGCTGGAGTAGGCGCGGAAGGTCAGGACGGGGGTCTGGAGCAGGGCTGGAGTCAGGGCACGCCATGTCTCCAGCGCTTCCCGGAGCCGGGCACTGAGCGGCACCCAGCGGGCCTTGTCGCCCTTGCCGTGCGCCACCAGCAACCGCCTGCGCCCCAGGTCGAGCTCGGCCCAGGTCAGTGCCAGGGCCTCGGCGATCCGTAGACCTCCATGGGCCAGAAGCAGGAGCAGCACCTGTTCCTGAGGGTCGGCCTGGGCGAGCATGGCAGTCACGAAATCCTGGCGGTAGGGCGGATTCTTGACGATGCCTCTGGTCCGGTCCTTGGGCCGTTTCACGTCCGTGAAGGGGTCGGCGTCGGTCGCGCCTGCCCATCGCAGCGCCCGGTACAGGGCCGAGGCCGCCGCGACGCGTGCCATGACCGTCGCCGGCTTGAGCCCCGACGCGCTGAGTGAGGCCACGTACACCCCCGGTTCGCGGTGGCCGGGGTGCAGCAGATTCCAGGCGTGGGCCGAGGCGTGCTCCAGCAAGACTTCAGTGCCCTTGCGATAGGCGCGCAGGGTGTGAGGGCTGGTCCGTACCCCGGCGCTGGTGTCGGCGGTCAGGTAGGCCTGCGTGAGTGCCCAGAGTTCAGTGGCATTCCTGTCCCGGGCCGCCGTGACCGCCCGGACCCGCAGCGCCGTGTCGCTCAGTCCCGTCCAACCCCGGGCCTCGCTCAGCCGGTCGCCGGTGTAGAGGGCCAGGGCTGATGTGGAAACGGTCTCGGACATGGCCGATGATAACATGCCTTATCAACGCCCCAGTAATTCTTCGCTCAGGTTTCGAGTTCTTTCGCCTTGACCGGCGTCAGCATCCGCAGCGCGCCGGGCAGGATGCGGGCGGTGAACGGCGTGGTCTCCACGTGCAGTTCGCCGTCGTACTGCAGTGGGAACGGCTCGGTCGCGTCCACCTGCACCTCCCGGGCTTCGAGGGTTTCGAGGTTGCTACTGAACAGCGGGTCCCCCAGGTTCAGCTTGGCGCGCACCGAGTCGAGCAGATTGGGCAGCAGGCGCAGGATGTTGCCCGCCTGCATGAGGATGACCGTGAAGCGGCCGTCGCTGGGGCTGATGTCGCTGGTGATCGGCAGACGGTAATTCGCCATGCCCAGGTTGGCGACCATCACCCCGATGCCCTCGAAACTGCGTTCCTGCCCGTCGATCTTGAGATTGAAGGTAGTCTTCTTAGGGTTGATCTGCCGCATGGCGCTGATGGCGTAGGCCAGCGCCCCGAAGCGTTCCTTGAGGTCTTCGCTGTCCCGGATCATGGCGGCGTCGGCACCCGCGCCGGCCAGCATGCAGAAGCCGCTCTTCTCGCCCTTGACCTCGACCTCACCCATGTCCAGTCGCAGGGCATGTCCGGCTAGGACTACCCCGACCAGGCCTTCGGGGTCCTTGGGCAGGTCGAGGTTCTGGGCGATCAGGTTGGCGGTGCCGGCTGGGTAGGCCAGCAGAGGCACGTTGCGGTACCGCGCAGCGTAGGCGAGGCTGCTCACGGTGCCGTCGCCGCCCGCCCCGACCAGGGTCTGGAAACTTTCCAGGTCCTCGACGTAGGAGGTCATCGGCACGTCTTTTTCCAGTTCACGCTCGACGACCTCCAGACCGGCGGCGCGCAGACCGTCCACAAAGGCAGGCAGGCCGCTGTCGCCCTGGCCGCTCTTGGGGTTGAAGACCACCAGAACCCGGCGCAGACCGGCAGACCGTTCAGGGGTGGAGGCGGGCGTGGGGTTCTGCACATCGGGGGGGGGAGTTTGACCCTGCATTTGAGCCGACATTACACTGCCCGCACGGAGGCTCAGCCATGCAACGGATCTTTCTCGCTTCTTTACTGTTCGCCGGGGCGCTCGCGTCCTGTGCGCCGCGCACCGGCAGCGTCGCCGGAGTCACGGCCGCGCCCATGCTCGTCAAGGTCTCCGAGGCGGCCACCCGCGGCGGGACCCTCACCATTCAGGGCCGCTACCTCGGCGGCCCCACGACCGGCCGTGTCCTGCTGGGCGTCACCGAGGACGGCCACGGCGGCTACGCGGTGCCGGCCTCGGCGGTGCAGTCCTGGACCGACAGCCAGATCGTGCTGACCATTCCCGACAATGCCCCCATCGGCGGCTCGTGGCTGTTCGTGGAAGTCGGTGGCAAGAGGTCGGCCAACGGCCTGCCCTACAGCGTCCGGCAATAGGCCAAGCGGCCCATACAGACGCCCTCTCCCCTGCGCCGCTTGCCCTATCTGCCCGCCCGCAGCGCGCCTGACACGCGCCGGGCGGGTAAACTCTTGAGGTTATGGCGATTCAACGCCCCAAGGGCACCCAGGACCTGCTGCCGGAGGGCAGTCCCAAACTCAGTCTAGATACCCAGGCCTCAGCCTTCACCCATGTGCAGGACATGGCCCGGCGCGTGCTGGAGCGGGCAGGCGCGCAGTTCATCGCCACGCCCATCTTCGAGGACGCCGAACTCGTCAAGCGCGGTGTGGGGGGCAGCACCGACATCGTCCGCAAGGAGATGTTCACCGTCACCTACTTCGGGGACCACGGCGGGTTCATCCTGCGCCCCGAAGGTACGGCGGGCATCGTGCGCGCCTATCTCCAGGCGGGACTCAAGCAGTTGCCCGCGCCCCTGAAGCTCTGGACCCACGGCCCGATGTTCCGCGCCGAGAACGTGCAGAAGGGAAGGTTGCGCCAGTTCCACCAGGTGGACTACGAGGTGCTCGGCTCGGCTGACGCCCTGGTGGACGCCGAGGCCATCGCCCTGATGACCGAGGTCGTGCGCGAACTGGGATTGACCGGTGTGCGGGTCAAGCTCGGCAGCATCGGCGACCCCGAGGACCGCGAGGCCTACAACACCTACCTGCGCGAACTGTTCACGCCGCACGTCGAGCGGCTCTCAGACGACAGCAAGGACCGACTTGAGCGCAATCCCATGCGGATTCTAGATTCCAAGAGTGCCCAGGATCAGGACCTCATCCGTGAACTGGACGTGCGGCCCATGCTCGACTCGCTGGGCGAGGAAGCCGCCGCGCACTTTACTCAGGTGCGGGCCTACCTCGACGACTGGGGCGTGACCTACGACGTGGACCCGGGCATCGTGCGCGGGCTCGACTACTACCGCCGTACCGCCTGGGAGCTGCACCATGAAGGCGTCGGTGCGAAGTCGGCTCTGGGCGGCGGTGGGCGTTACGACGGTCTGGCCGAACAACTCGGCGGGCCGATGGTCCCGGGGATCGGCTGGGCGTTCGGGATCGAGCGGCTGCTGCTCGCGCTCGCGGCCGAGGGGGTGGCCCTGCCGGCCGCCGCCGGCCCGCTGCTGTACCTCGCCGCGATGGACGAGGCCCAGGTGGCGTTCGCCGCCCGAGTGGCGATAGGCGCGCGCGCCGCCGCGCGGGTCGAGTTCGCCTACCGTCCCCAGAAACCCGGCAACGCCTTCCGGGACGCCGAACGCCGCCGCGCCCGCTACGCCGCCGTGATCGGCAGCGACGAGGCCGAGCGGGGCGTCCTGAAACTCAAACACCTCGGCACGGGCGCCGTGCGGGACGTGGCGCTCGCCGATCTCAACACTTTTCTGGAACAGGAGAACGCATGAAACGCACCGCCCTCATCGGCCAGCTCGGCGAACAGCACCTCGGTCAGACCGTCACCCTGCAGGGCTGGGTGAACCGCCGCCGCGACCTCGGGGGATTGATCTTCGTCGAGCTGCGTGACCGCTCCGGCGTGGTGCAGGTGCAGGTCGAGCCGGACTCGGCCGCCTTCGCCGAGGCCGATCAGCTGCGGGCCGAGTACGTCGCGGAGGTCGAGGGCCACTTCCAGCCGCGCCCCGAGAGCCAGCGCAAGGGTGGACTGGCCGACTACGAGGTCATCGCCACGCGGGTCAAGGTGCTCAACGCGGCCAGGACTCCGGCGTTCGAACTCGATAAGGGCGACGCTGTGGCCGAGGATATCCGCCTCAAGTACCGCTACCTTGACCTGCGCCGTCCCGAGATGCAGCGCGCGCTGATGCTGCGCAGCAAGGCGGTCGCGGCCGTGACCTCGTTTCTCCACGCCGAGGGCTTCATTCAGGTCGAGACGCCGATGCTCACGCGCAGCACCCCCGAAGGCGCACGCGACTTCCTGGTGCCCAGCCGCCTGAGCGCGGGCGAGTTCTACGCGCTGCCGCAGTCGCCGCAGCTGTTCAAGCAGCTCCTGATGATCGCGGGCTTCGACCGCTACTACCAGCTCGCGCGCTGCTTCCGCGACGAGGACCTGCGCGCCGATCGCCAGCCCGACTTCACGCAGCTCGACATGGAGATGAGCTTCGTCGAACAGGACGACGTGCTGGAGATTCAGGAACGCCTGATGGCCCACGTGTTCCGCGAGGTGCTGAATGTGGAACTGCCTCTCCCCTTCCCACGTCTGAGTTACAAAGGCGCGGTGGACCGTTACGGCTCGGACAAGCCGGACCTGCGCTTCGGGCTGGAGTTCGTGGAGGCGACGGACCTGTTCACGGGCGGCGGCTTCAAGGCTTTCGCCTCGGCGGCGAGCGTCAAGGCCATCGTCGCTCCCGAGCTGACCCGGAAGCAGATCGACGAACTCGAGCGCGTCGCCAAGCAAAACGGCGCGGGTGGGCTGGCGTGGCTGCGCCGCGAGGGCGAGGGCTTCACAGGCGGCATCAGCAAGTTCGTGGGCGAGTTGAGCGCCGAGCTCATCGCCCGGACCAGCGTCCCCGAGGGCGGCACGCTGCTGTTCGCGGCGGGCGAGTGGAAGAAGGCCACCGCGGCCCTGGGCGCCGTGCGGCTCGCGCTGCGGGACCTGTTTAACCTCGCGGCGGCCGGCTCGGCCTTCCACGTCTCCTGGGTCGTGGACTTTCCGCAGCTCGACTATGACGAGGAGTCGGCGAGCTGGACCTACATGCACCACCCCTTCACCGCGCCGCACCCGGACGACGTGGCCCTGTTCGGCACCGCGCGCCAGGGCGAGATCCGCGCGCAGGCTTACGACCTCGTGCTCAACGGCTTCGAGGTCGGCGGCGGCAGCGTCCGTATCCATGACCCCGAGGTGCAGGCACAGATGTTCTCGGCCATCGGCATGAGTGACGAGGACGCCCGCGAGAAGTTCGGGTTTTTCCTCGATGCCCTGGCTTCGGGTACACCCCCGCATGGCGGCATTGCCTGGGGCTTTGACCGCCTGATCATGGTGATGGCCGGGGCCGCGAGCATCCGCGAGGTCATCGCGTTCCCCAAGAATAACCGTGGTGCCGACCTCATGGCGGGGGCGCCCTCGGTAGTAGACGCACCGCAGCTTGCGCAGGTCGGGGTGGCAGTACTGGCTGGGGACTGAGGAGAGTGAGGCCTATGGGCCTCTTCTTTTTTACTCGTGAATATATTCACGAGTAAACCAGTTCGTGAGTTTTTGGTCTATTTAGCTCTATCATCCCGACTCGGCCTTTAGTTCGTGCTGTTCAATCCGGTGCGTTGGACGCAGGAGTTCTATGCTAAGCACGTGCATTTCGACGACCTGCCTGTACTACCCACCACCCCCGGCGTGTATATCTTCCGCAGGGGTGGAGTGCCGATCTATATCGGCAAGGCGAACAACATCCGCTCGCGGGTCGGGCAGCACTTCAAAGCGGGG belongs to Deinococcus sp. Leaf326 and includes:
- a CDS encoding dipeptidase; amino-acid sequence: MSRGSDQPADPFASPIFDAHLDLAYNASLGRDLTLPLPELRAADPVTGQLATVSFPELRAAGVRAAFATLFAMPAGPGETGGYRDHAGARKQALAQLEQYHRWEDAGHVRLLTRANEAREVLATPDGPLGLVLLMEGADPVRDAADLPFWVEAGVRVIGPAWGATRYAGGTDAPGPLTGAGRELVTAMRELGVTLDLSHLDDAAFAGVMEAPPALIATHANSRSLVPGNRHLTDEMARAVADSGGVIGLVLLSRFLRAGVGDRVRVPPEAVLEHARHYAELVGWEHVGLGTDLDGGFGAEKTPLGVERYADVPGLLDLLPAEVRAGVAGGNWARWLLGALG
- a CDS encoding HAD family phosphatase; protein product: MPETPSPLRAVLFDRDDTLTWTDPSVYREAAMWAGGRFGLDPATVGQALRTQWEERAFGWWHLRSTEDETRFWDDYGQELVGRLGLPASAATDLMAAFPYERYMKPVDGARDVLAELRGRGLKIGVLSNTLPSIGRTLSAVGLDDLVDVALATCTLGVHKPEAQAFLLAADALDVAPGEVLFIDDKAENVEGARAVGMRAELIDLQGRTPGALSDLHAVLPLAAV
- a CDS encoding alpha/beta fold hydrolase yields the protein MLRRVRSEEFRYGGATLRYEVSGRGEPVVLVHGLSGSAQWWRRNVPALAAEYRVYALDLAGYGHARRQRTLGVQENAELIARWMEALDLRGAALIGHSMGGQIAVRVAALNSGRVDALVLACASGLLAGNPVRVALQLPRATLTGRPTFLPRILADSVRAGLPNLWRSAVSLLGDSVADLLPALDIRTLVIWGRRDALVPVALGRQLAAAIPGAEYREIARAGHVVMVDAPREFNAAVLDFLRRPGAGVAPENRS
- a CDS encoding alpha/beta fold hydrolase, which produces MSGQAPAPAGQAYYTVVRGLRTHAWVRGDGPPLVIVPGLGCASWMYARLARELSRTRRVYVYDPPGHGDSEGTPDYPRSICDLTDHLAAWLEASGLRCAPLLGHSLGGEVIFDLAARYPHCTTALIAAAPTGIPENPNVPAQLFRLARDLPRERLGLLGPGLRAYGRAGLVRMLRLAADQRRHNTGPLLARVRVPTLLLDGDRDPVIRAWTVREIRREIPEAVVRVVPGGTHAVTDTFPLTIAASALEFLDWVEGPDTSPIGDFEQLDCENE
- a CDS encoding aminotransferase class V-fold PLP-dependent enzyme yields the protein MFEDTHDHHVLLTPGPTPIHPRAMRALMRGMLGHMDPEVFALNREIQQDLRVMYGTEPEAFTALLAGTGSLGMEAGFANLVEAGDEVLVCANGSFGRRMAEMAARYGAHVRLVTAPLGEAIDPADVAAHLDGVKMVAVVHGETSTGVLNPVPEIAALVRGSGALLTVDAVTTAGMEPFHMQDWGVDYAYTGAQKCLSAPPGLAPIAVSARAFARFAARRTPTPLWYCDLEGLRDYWVDHTYHHTVPVNLHYALHAALRAALDEGLERRQRRVRLMGQVIERTLAPLGFSPYVRRPEDRLPTVLALRLPEGFDDAGVRKALRAREISVTGGLGPTAGVIWRLGLMGESARPAPYRALMVALEDLLGEPGLVRRYEEALEALMSEELRPALA
- a CDS encoding metallophosphoesterase, yielding MRIAFISDLHGNIHALTSVRRFLAEQIVSQVVVVGDLVGYGASPGPVIDFVRREDWKVGLGSSDLRVALSFGERAGRKGIADQVLQWTQGTLLPEQLEYLRRLPTGGRLMTPVGRVRYFHGSPHDPEGRVDLMAPEAELEELADSMGARVLVVGGTHVPFTRTVGDTIFVDPGSVGLSLNHEPGADVAIVDCQGRRPKVSLHKVPYDYSSSAFDIMAWNLPPVIADVIRSGKME
- the lnt gene encoding apolipoprotein N-acyltransferase gives rise to the protein MPRVSPALLAALCGVLLALTLPPLPTGVLAPLPLAALLWLVASAPTARAGAARMLAGVTALSAVHLWWLVPFLVRIFELPPLGALAGLLYVLEGGFFAVMAYLAYRVTPTPAGRVWALAGGWVLLEWLRTLGPLAFPWPTLGSVLLSTPLIQVADLGGVLLCSLVITGAAAALVQAAQGRRVPLLVMAVVWLAALGYGLTRTPGEGPTQPMLVMRSDFDAFGRAAGSLGPEQQFAPLLQATTAARQPGEVVVWSETATSAFPGQPQIPAFPGPGITGLGTRASGDEPARNSVVSVDAAGMILSRSEKARLVPFGEYFPLYSGPLRPVYSAIENTLGFRLPAIPPAQSIRPLSLHGILYGTYVCYDSVFSWVARDLVRQGAQVLVNPSNDGWYSGWGVAQHFWMGRVRAIETRRWLVRSVNDGVAGAVDDLGRPVETVSAGEGLQTLHVRPRLLSGQTLFVQFGHVPALLIAVLLVGLGWKIGRRAGSPVT
- a CDS encoding tyrosine-type recombinase/integrase is translated as MSETVSTSALALYTGDRLSEARGWTGLSDTALRVRAVTAARDRNATELWALTQAYLTADTSAGVRTSPHTLRAYRKGTEVLLEHASAHAWNLLHPGHREPGVYVASLSASGLKPATVMARVAAASALYRALRWAGATDADPFTDVKRPKDRTRGIVKNPPYRQDFVTAMLAQADPQEQVLLLLLAHGGLRIAEALALTWAELDLGRRRLLVAHGKGDKARWVPLSARLREALETWRALTPALLQTPVLTFRAYSSAYERLQKVALRAGMEHEFRGFHAGRKYAGTQLYAATKDFTRVAGFLGHEQVDTTRRYVELPEDDLNDVVEHFR
- a CDS encoding diacylglycerol kinase family protein, which translates into the protein MQGQTPPPDVQNPTPASTPERSAGLRRVLVVFNPKSGQGDSGLPAFVDGLRAAGLEVVERELEKDVPMTSYVEDLESFQTLVGAGGDGTVSSLAYAARYRNVPLLAYPAGTANLIAQNLDLPKDPEGLVGVVLAGHALRLDMGEVEVKGEKSGFCMLAGAGADAAMIRDSEDLKERFGALAYAISAMRQINPKKTTFNLKIDGQERSFEGIGVMVANLGMANYRLPITSDISPSDGRFTVILMQAGNILRLLPNLLDSVRAKLNLGDPLFSSNLETLEAREVQVDATEPFPLQYDGELHVETTPFTARILPGALRMLTPVKAKELET